From the genome of Candidatus Bipolaricaulota bacterium:
GGGGCTGAGCGACCGAATGACAGAGGAGATGATTGAGCGGGCTGTGCCCCGCTCCCGAAAAGGAAACTACACACAGGAACGGCTCTTGCAAGCGGCGGAACAGACGTTCGGAGAGTTGGGATACCACGATGCTTCAGTGGCGGAGATCTGTCGACGGGCAGGGGTGGCGCACGGCACGTTCTACCGTTACTTTGCCGGCAAGGAAGAGATATTCATCCGTTTGATCGAGGGGTTCGAGAAGCGGCTTCGCGCGCAGATCGATACGGCGATGGAGGCAGCCGAGACCTCCATCGACCAACTTCTCGCGGGCTATCGCAGTATACTGGAGTTCATCGGCCGTTATGTCGCGCTGTATAACGTCCTGCGGGAAGCGGAGTTTCTTCAGATGGGCATCCATCGCCGTTTCCACTCCGATATCGCTGCCCCTCTGCAGCAGGCACTGGAGGAGGGGATTACAAGGGGCGAGTTCCGGCCCGTCGACTTGGACACCGTTTCCTATGCCCTGCTGGGGATCGTAGAGTTCATTGCCCTTCGCTACCTCATTTGGGAGCAGAACGGATTGGACGAAGGGGTATTGCGGACCATCGACGAATTGGTCCTCCATGGGATCGATACCGGGCAGCCCCTCCATCCTCCCAAGGACACCGGGCGTACCTCCGAAAAGGCCAGCCCGGTGACGCCCGCGGTTCCCCAGGGCGGGGAGGCGACACGCCAGGCCCTTCTGAATGCCGCCGAGCGGCTGTTCGGCGAGGCCGGGTTCTATGAGACGCGGATCTCGTCCATCACCTACGTTGCCGGAGTGGCCCAGGGGACATTCTATCTTTACTTCCCCAACAAGGTGGCGGTGTTTGCGGAACTGATCCGGGAAATAAACGAGCGATTTCGCATGGAGGAGAGACGAGCGATATCCGGGCTGGCCGATCGGAGGGAGATCGAGCGGGAGGGGTTTCGCGCCTTCTTTCAGTTCATAAGCCGTCACCGCGGCGCTTATCGTATCGTCCGCGAGGCTGAATTCGTCGATGAGGCAGTCGGGCGCTGGTACTACCAGCGGCTCGCTGCCGGGTATATGCGCGGCCTGCAGCGGGGGATGGAACAGGGAGAAATACGGAGGCTGGACCCGGAAGTCCTTGCCTACTCGCTGCTGGGGATGGGACACCTCGTTGGGTTGCGCCAGCTGTTCATCGAGGGACATGATGAGATGCCCGCGTCCGTTCTGGAGGCGTTGCTGGATTTCATCATGCACGGCCTCCTCTTGCCGGCATAGTCTTTTCTCATCGAAAGGTGAGCATGAAAGCATGAGCCGTATGGATCAGGGCGCCAATCCCGTCCGCCAGCGTGGATGAGACAGCTCTGAAACTTGTGCACCGCACCTCGGCGTATTAAGCTGATAAGCGATGAAAACCCTCATCTACTACTTCACCGGGACGGGAAACTCGCTCGCCGTGGCGCGGCGGATCGCAGCCGGGTTGGGGGATGCGGAGCTTGTCGGTATCCCATCCCTCCGGGATACAGCCCGGATCGTGCCGGAAGCCCCCCGGATCGGGATCGTCTGCCCGGTGCATGGATTCGCCCTCCCTGGGATCGTCTCTGAGTTCATCGGGAGGCTCGACCCTTCCTCCGTGCGCTACGCATTCATTGTCCTCACCCCCGCGGGCACGCCGGGAGGGGCGCTCATCTTCGCGCGACGCGCGTTCCGCCGGGCCGGGAAGGACCTCGATGCCGGGTTCACCGTCCGCATGCCGTCGAACGACCTCGCTCTCTCAGATGTGCAGTCCCCCACCAAACAGCGCGCGATTCTCGCGCGGGCGGACGAAAAGCTTGCCGCGATCATTCGCTCAATTGCGGCAGGAGAACAGCGTTTTCACACGATTTTTCCCCTTCTGCTGCCGTTCGCGTGGCTCGCTACAGTGATACTGGGCTCCGCCCT
Proteins encoded in this window:
- a CDS encoding TetR/AcrR family transcriptional regulator, which gives rise to GLSDRMTEEMIERAVPRSRKGNYTQERLLQAAEQTFGELGYHDASVAEICRRAGVAHGTFYRYFAGKEEIFIRLIEGFEKRLRAQIDTAMEAAETSIDQLLAGYRSILEFIGRYVALYNVLREAEFLQMGIHRRFHSDIAAPLQQALEEGITRGEFRPVDLDTVSYALLGIVEFIALRYLIWEQNGLDEGVLRTIDELVLHGIDTGQPLHPPKDTGRTSEKASPVTPAVPQGGEATRQALLNAAERLFGEAGFYETRISSITYVAGVAQGTFYLYFPNKVAVFAELIREINERFRMEERRAISGLADRREIEREGFRAFFQFISRHRGAYRIVREAEFVDEAVGRWYYQRLAAGYMRGLQRGMEQGEIRRLDPEVLAYSLLGMGHLVGLRQLFIEGHDEMPASVLEALLDFIMHGLLLPA
- a CDS encoding EFR1 family ferrodoxin (N-terminal region resembles flavodoxins. C-terminal ferrodoxin region binds two 4Fe-4S clusters.) codes for the protein MKTLIYYFTGTGNSLAVARRIAAGLGDAELVGIPSLRDTARIVPEAPRIGIVCPVHGFALPGIVSEFIGRLDPSSVRYAFIVLTPAGTPGGALIFARRAFRRAGKDLDAGFTVRMPSNDLALSDVQSPTKQRAILARADEKLAAIIRSIAAGEQRFHTIFPLLLPFAWLATVILGSALSHHRHALDRRFFAEDSCTGCGICVQVCPAENIVLVDGRPQWKHRCEACMACINYCPARAIQFGKHTAKRGRYHHPEVSAPDLAAQKLATSSGSHAA